Part of the Streptomyces antimycoticus genome, GAGCGTTCCCGCAGGTACGGCTGGTCATGCTGGCCGAGTGCGGAACCCATGCCGTGTTCGGGGGCTGCCATGGGGCCGTTCACGGTCAGCGAGGTCGCGCTGGCAGGGCCTCAGTAGTAACGGTGATGGTGACGGATTCAGGCGCGCGACCGTGTGGAGTCCCCGGAGATCACACGACTACGCGTGTCTGTGTCCAGTGCCCGCACCGGACGCAGGATGTGTGCGCTGCGCCGTGTCCTCGGCGCTTGACCTTGTAGTTGCTGTAAGGGCGAACATGGCGCCATGTTGTCCATCAGCGAATTCAGTGAAATGTGCCATCTGTCGCCGCAGACGCTGCGGTTCTACCACTCCGAGGGGTTGCTCGTCCCCGCCGACGTCAACGAGCAGACCGGTTACCGCTCGTACACATTTGAGCAGGTCGAACAGGCCATGCTGGTCATGGTCCTGCGCGGCACGGGGATGAGCGTCAAACTCGTCCGGCGTGCTCTCGACGAGCCGGACGCGGCACCCGCCCTGTTGCGGCAGCACAGTGGGGAGGTGCAGCGCCAGCGGCAGGCCCAGGACGAAGCGGTCAGCGACGCGCACGAGTTCTTCACCTCGTGGCCGGAGGCGCGCCTACGCCGTGTCCCCGAGATGACCGTGGTGTCGAAGCTGGTGCCCGGCCCCTCGGCTGGGGGTGACCAGTACGACTGGGACGAAGCCGATGCCGCCGTCACCGCCACCGTTCAGAACGTGGTCAAGACTGTGGAGTTGTGCGGAGCCGTTGTGTCGGGGACCCCTTGGCGAGCCTGGGCCGGCGAGACCCCGGAGCAGAAGAGGCAGGGCATCACCGCCGAGGGGCCGCACTGGCTGGTGAAGATCCCCGTCACGGCGGACAAGAAAGCGGTCGCGGCTCTGCCCGGCGACGTCGAGGTGCAGCTCTTCGAGGCCCGGGACGAACTGTCGATATTCATTCCGGGCAAGAGCTCGATGGCCAAGTACGGCACTGCGCTCTCGCGCCTGCTCATGCATCCCCTCGACGCCGCCTACATCGACATCTCCCGCATGCGCCATCTGCTGCACGACGACGGCGTCGAAACCACCGCGGCGATCTGCAAGCTCGACGAGACCGACATGGTCGGGTGACCTGACGAGCGGCGGCCCCTGCGCACCGAGAAGAAGCGAGAGTCGGCGAGGAACGCCACCTCGGCCTGCCGTACTCCGGTATCGACCCACGTCGCCACTGCCGAGCTGGAAATGACTGTCCGCGCCCGGCCTCGGGCGGCATCGCGCCGCTCCCGTGTGTAGTGGACCACTTGCTGCGGTTACACAACGGCCGTTCCCCGCACTACCGATCTGTACAAGGATTCCAGGCATCGACACACTGACCTGGATCAGTCGTCATACTCACCTGGTCCATCGGGAATGTACGGGGGGATTCCATGCGCCGTTCCATCGCGGCTGCCGCCGCAGTCGTCACGCTCACCGCCACCCTTGTGGCATGCGGGGGTTCGGACGGGGGCAGCGACAAGGCCGGGCCCACGGGGCCCACGAAGGGTGCCGGCTCCAGCAGCACCGCCCGGCCGACCGGCGAGCAGTCGCCCGGCGCCACCGCCGGCAGCACGCAGGCGCTGGTCGGCAAGCTCGGCGACACCCTGAAGCTGGTGGGGATGGAAGGCAGCCTGAACGGCACGGGTAGGATCGAGGCCGACTTCACGTTGGAGAAGTTCGAGAACCACGCGAAGTCGGCGATCGGCGTACTCGAGCCTGCCGCCGGGAACCGCCTCGTGGCCGCCAAGTTCACCATCGTCGAGACCGGCACCGGCACCTACCAAGACTCCGGGTATGCGGAGGCGAACGTCTTCGACGCGAACGGGCAGGGATATCAGGGCAAGCCCGGAACCCCCACCGTCGGCGACTCCCTGGGCCCCAACATGATCATCAAGCCGGGCGAGCGGGTCACCGGCTGGATCGTCTTCGAGGTGCCGAAGGACGCGAAGATCACGTCCGTGACGTACCTGATGGAAAAGGTCGGGCCGGACCCCGAGCGCACGGGCAAGTGGACCCTCGACTAGGCGGTTTCGTTTGGATCATCGGGCGGACCAGAGGAAGATGCCGGCGATGTGGAGTTTGGCCAGGTAGCTGGTGGCTGTCTTCTCGTAGCGGGTGGCGATGCCTCGCCACTGCTTGAGGCGGTTGATGCACCGCTCGACGGTATCGCGCTGCTTGGGGTATGCCCTGTCCGCCAGGACCACGTCCGGCTCCCAGGTGCCGTCGACGGCCCACATCCGCAGCCGGTTGTAGACGCCGCGCCAGTTTCCGCACTTCACCGGCAGGTGCACCCGCTGCGTTCCCGTCTGGAACGTGAAGGCGATCGCGTCGGTCACCTCCCGGTGATCCCTCCAGCGACCGCCCCGCATCGGCGTCCGGTCCGGGAGCAACGGCTCGATCCGTGCCCACTGCGCATCAGTCAACGGCACAGCAGACCAACGATCCGATGATCCAAACGACCCGCCCTAGACCTCCTCGCGCATCAGCCTCAGGTACACCACCGAGAACAGGGCTCCCACCAGCAGCAACAGCAGTGCCACCGCCGTGCCGTAGCCGATGAGGGACTTGTTGAACGCCTGGTCGTACATGAAGACCGGGAGCGTCTGGCTGCGGTTTCCCGGGCCGCCTCGGGTCATCGCCCAGATGAGGCCGAACACCGACAGCGTCTGCAAGGTGTTCAGCATCAGATTGGTGCCGATGGAGCGGCGGATCATCGGCAGGGTGATGTGCCAGAAGCGGCTCAGCCCGCCGGCGCCGTCGACCTCCGCCGCCTCGGTGATCTCCTTGGGGATCTCGGACAGGGCGGCGGAGTAGACGAGCATCGAGAAGGCCGTGCCGCGCCAGACGTTGGCGAAGGACACGGCGAGGATGGGCAGGGTGTAGAGCCAGTTCTGGGACGGCAGGCCCAGCCAGTCCAGCAGTGCGTTGAGCGTGCCCTCGCGGCGGAAGAACGCGTACAGCAGGAAGCCCGCCACGATCTCGGGGACGACCCAGGCCGCGATGACGATCGCGCCGGTCAGGGTCCGCACCGGGCGGGAGGCGCGCTGCATCAGGGCGGCGAGGGCCAGGCCCAGGGTGTTCTGGCCGACGAGGGAGGAGAGCAGGGTGAAGACGAGGGTGAGGACGACGGCGTTGCGGAAGTCGTCGTCCCCGAAGGCGCGCTGGAAGTTGTCCAGGCCCACGAAGTCCGTGGAGGACGCGCCCGTGAGCTGCATATTGGTGAAGGCGATATAGACGCAGTACGCGATGGGGCCACCGAGGAAGAGCAGCAGCATGACGGTGGCGGGGGCGAGCGGAAGCCAGCGCAGGGGGCGGCCGCGACGGGGGCCCGGGCGGGCCGGGGTCTCCGTCGGGGCCGCCGCCACTTTGGTCACGGTTGCCATCGGGGCCCTCAGCCCTGGCCGCTCGCCGCCACCGTGGCGCCGTCGGCGATGGATGTGAGCTGGTCGTCGTAGGACTTCGCGGCCTTCTCCGGTGAGGCGTCGCCCGTGGTCGCCGCCTCCATGGCCTCGCCGATCGCCGTGGACACCTGGGGATAGACGGGGGTGGTGGGGCGGTAGTGGGTGTACTTCACCAGGCCCGTGAAGAAGGTGATCCCGGGCATGGAGGAGGTGTACTTCGGGTCCTGCGCGACGTCCTTACGGACCGCGATCTGGGCGTCGACGATGTCCCAGGTGACCGCGTTGTCCTTGGTCTGGAGCTGCTGGATGAACTTCCAGGCCAGATCGGGGTTCTTGGACTTCGCGGTGATCGCCCACGTCCAGCCGCCGGACATGCTGACCTTGCCGGGCGCCTGCCCGTTCTGGGTGGGCATCGGGGCCTGGCCGAGGGTCTTGGACCACTCGGGCCACGGCTTGCCGCCGGTCTTCAGCCAGTTCTGGCCCAGCCAGGAGCCGTCGAGGGCGATGGCCAGCTTGCCCTCGGGGAGCCATTCGCTGAAGACGGTCGTGCCGACGTTGGGATCGAGGGCGTCGGAGATGTCCGGGCCGAGCTTCTCGGAGTAGACGGTCCGGAGGAAGCTCAGCGCGTCCTGGAAGCCCTTGCCGCCGGTGACCCACTTCTTGGCGCCGGGGTCGTAGAGCGGGTTCCCGCCCGCCTCGCCCGTGCCGTACAGCAGCATCTCGAAGCTCTGCATCACGGAGGTCTCGCCCGGGGCCTTGCCGGTGTAGGTGTTGAGCGGGGTGACACCGGGGACCTTCTGCTTGATCGTGCGCGCCGCCTTGAGGATGTCGTCCCAGTTCTTGGGCGACCAGTCGGCCGGCAGCCCGGCCTTGGCAAAGATCTTCTTGTTGAACCAGAGGCCGCGGGTGTCGGTGCCGTCCGGGACGCCGTACGTCTTGCCGTCCTCGGCCTTGGCAGCGGCCTTCGCGGTGTCGACGAACTGGTCCCAGGTCTTCCACTTGGCCAGGTAGTCGTCGAGGGGGCGCAGATAGCCCGCCTTGATGTCCGAGTTGATCCGGAAGGTGTCCTCGTAGACCAGGTCGGGGGCGGTCTTGGGGGACCGCATCATCTGCTGGACCTTGGTGGCGTAGTCGTTGTCCTGCGCCTGGATCGGGACCAGCTTGACCTTCTTGCCGGGGTTGGCCTTCTCGAACTGCTTCTTCACCTCGGCCAGATGGTTGTCCTTGAAGCGGATCTTGTTGTCCGTGGAGCGGTTGTAGACGACCTTGACGGTGTCCGGGTCGCTGCCCGAACCGCCACCGCAGGATGTGAGTCCTGCGGTGGCGGCGAGGGTGGCGGCGAGGATCAGTGGGGCGGTGGGGCGCACGGGCACGACCTCCTTGCTGGCCTCTGTGGGCTGCGCGCTGACCGTAAGGTCGGCTTCAACGGAAGGTCAATCCCCGTGACCTGGATCGTCACTTGATCGAACGCCGCCGCGGGTGTACGCCCCCGTACGCCCCGGGCGTACGGGGGCGTGGCTCAGCCGGTGGCAGCCGGACTCAGCCGTTGTAGCCCGCGAGCACCTTGGTGAAGTCGTACGTGCCCTGGTCGATCCCGCTGCAGGCGTCGCCGTCCGTGCCGGAGCCGCACTTGCGGTCGCGGTTGAGCGACCAGAAGCTGACGCGGGCCAGGTGGTGGCTCTTGGCGTAGGACACCATGTCCTTGAAGTTGTTCAGGGATATGGTCTCGCCCGCGACGTCGGTCTTGCCGTTCATGGAGGAGAAGCCGACCTTGCGGTAGGCGGCGTCGGAGGAGAGGCCGTACGCGCTCGCCACGGTGTTCTTCAGACCGTCCACCGCCGACTTGGTGGCCCCCGCCATGTCGATGGAGCCCTGGCCGAAGTCGAACGGCATGACCGCCCAGCCGTCCACGTCGAGCCCGGCGCTGGCGCCGCGCTTGACCAGGTCCTTGCCGTTGGCGTCGGGGCCGGTGGTGGTGGTGCCGAAGGTGACGTACACCTTGATGCCGCTGTTCTTCTGCTTGACCGTCTTGAGCGCGTCGACCACGCGCTGGCGGACCGTCGCGTTCTCGAACTCACTCGCTTCGATGTCGATGTCGATCGACTTGAGCTGGTAGGCGTCGATGACCTTCTGGTACGCGCCGGCGAGCGCGGAGGCGGAGGAGCACTTCTCGCCCAGCTTGTTACCGCTCCAGCCACCGAAGGAGACGGTGACATCGCCGCCCGCCGAGCGGATGGAGTTGATCGTCGACTGGTCGTTGCCGCCGGTGAGCGCGCGGGAGCCGTCCCACTTGGGGTTGCAGCCGCCGTCGGAGAGCATGAACGCCATCGTGAACTGCGTGGTGCCGGTCGCCGACATGACGTCCGTGGCCTTGGGCGGGGAGCCCCAACCCAGGTAGAGGTAGGGCCCGTTGAGCCCGCTGGGCGCGGCGGCGGTGTGTTGCGGCGCCGCCTGGGCGGTGGCCGCCGTGGCGGCGCCCGCGCCGAGCAGGCCGATGGCGGCGGCGAGGGCGAGTCTGCGGTACGTCGGCTTGGAAAGAGGCATGGCTGATGGAGCCTCCTGGGTGGGGGGTGGGAGGAAGTCGAGCCAGGCTGAACCTAGCGAGGCGGCATGGCCGCGACAAGATGTCGGATAGGAAACTTTCCTATCGGGCTCACGGGCGACTGGGAGGACACGCCTCCCAGCAGGGAGGACACCGGTCGTAGCCCCGGTCGTGGCCGCGGTCGGAGACTGACCGCAGGAGGGGCGCCCCCGATCCGTCCTGGAACTGGAACGCTCGCCGACCGGCGCTCAACGGTCGCCGGTGTCCGCCCGCCCCCCGCGTACGGCCCGGAGGCAACCGATGAACCACAAGCGCCCTGCAACGGGCCCGCTCACCGTGACGGTGTTCGTCTTCCCGGGGGTGCGGCTGCTCGATGTGACCGGCCCCATCGAGGTATTCGCCTCGGCGAACGGGTTCGGCGGGCGCTATCGGGTGCGGACCGCGTCCGAGGACGGGGCGGAGGTGACCACCTCGGCCGGGACCCGCCTCGGCGCCGACCTGCGGGTCGATGATGTGCGTGAGCCGTGCGACGTCCTGGTGATCCCGGGCGGTCCGGAATGGGAAACGCTGATCAAGGACGACGCGCTCCTGGACGTCGTCCGGCGACTGCATGAGAAGGCCCGCTGTACGGCGTCGGTGTGCACGGGGGCGTTTCTGCTGGCGGCGGCCGGACTGCTGGACGGGCGTCGCGCCGCGACGCACTGGCGGCACTCACGGCAACTGGCCGCGCGCTTTCCGTCCGTGTGGGTCAAACCGGACGCCATCTTCGTGCGGGACGGGCGCATGATGACCTCGGCCGGTGTCAGCGCGGGCATCGACCTCTCCCTGGCGCTCGTCGAAGATCATTACGGCGCGGAGGTCGCTCGAGCGGTCGCCAAGGACATGGTCGTCTTCATGCAACGGCCTGGGAGCCAGTCCCAATTCAGCGTCCGCTCCCAGGTCCCGCACTCCCGTCGGGAGACGCTCCGCCGGGTGCTGGACGAGGTCGCGGAGAACCCCGGGGCCAACCACACACTGTCGGCCATGGCACGCAAGGCAGGCGTCAGCGTCCGTCATATGACCCGGCTCTTCGACGAAGAGGTGGGAACCACACCGGCCCGGTATGTGGAGCAGGTCCGGCTGGAGGCCGCTCAGGTGCTGCTGGAGACGGGCGATGACGCCATGGCGGTGGTGGCGCGGCGTACCGGGTTCGGCTCGCCCGAGTCGATGCGCAGAGCATTCGTACGGCACCTGGGTGTGACGCCCGGTGCGTACCGGACCAGTTTCCGCACGACCGGCGTGGGCGCGGAGCATCCGGCGCCCGAAGCCGTCTCGCCGTAGTCGAGGCGGGCCGGGCCCCTCCGGCGGCGTGGCGGGTCACGTGGTCTGCCTCCCGTGGTGTGGCGGGTCGCGTGGTCAGCGGAAAGCGGATGCCACAAGATCCTTCTGCTCGGCGGCGTGCCGCCGGGCGGAGCCTACGGCCGGGGCCGGCGCCGGGGGTCGGCTGACGCATCCGATGGGACGGTTCGCCGACCGCCGCACCCGCGGCCCCACGAAGGACCAGGCACCTTGGTTCTCCGGCTCCTCCTGCACCCACCGCACCTCGGCGTCGGCGGGGAAACGGGCGAGTTCCGCGCCGAGCTCCCGCTCCGGGAACGGGTAGAGACGCTCCACGCGGACGATCGCGGTGTCCGGCAGGTTCGAGTTTCGCCGGTGGGCGTCCAGGTCGTAGAAGACCTTGCCCGAGCACACCAGTACCCGCCTGGTGCGGGCGGCATCGGCCGTCTCATCCGGCAGGACCGCACGGAACCCGCCCGTGGTGAGCTCCGTCAGCGTGGAGGTGGCCGCCTTCAACCGCAGCATCGACTTCGGAGTGAACACGACCAGTGGCCTTCTGCGTTCGCGCGCACCGAGCGCTTGCTGCCTGAGCAGGTGGAAGTAGTTGCCGGGCAGGGAGGGCATGGCGACGCTCATGTTCCCCTGCGCGCACAGCTGGAGGAACCGCTCGATCCGGCCGGAGGAGTGGTCCGGTCCCTGCCCTTCCAGGCCGTGCGGCAGCAGCAGTGTCACCCCGGAGCGCTGCCCCCATTTCTGTTCGGATGACGCGATGTACTCGTCGACGACGGTCTGGGCGCCGTTGGCGAAGTCGCCGAACTGCGCCTCCCACAGCACCAGGGCGTCGGGCCGTGTCAGGGAGTAGCCGTATTCGAAGGCCAGCGCCGCCAGTTCGGACAGCATCGAGTCGTAGGGCGCGAAGTCCGCGGCCGGGGCGCCGAGGGAGTTCAGCGGTGTGTACTCCACGCCGGTGTGCCGGTCGGTGAGCACGACGTGCCGCTGCCCGAACGTGCCCCGGCGGGAGTCCTGCCCGGACAGCCGTACCGGAACCCCGTCCAGCAACAGGGAGCCGATGGCGAGGGTTTCCGCGGTGGCCCAGTCGATCGTTCCCGCGTCCAGCGTCGCGGCACGTCGGCGAAGCTGCGGCAGTACGCGCGGGTGCACGGTGAAGTCCTGCGGCGGAGTGGTCTGGGCCGCGATCACCTGCCGGGCGGTCGCCTCGGTGATCGCGGTGGGCGCCTGAGGGGGGGCCGTGTCCTCGACGTCCCCGGGAGCGACGGCCGTGTCCTCGGCGTCCCCGGGAGCGACGGCCGTGTCCTCGGCGTCCCCGGGAGCGACCCGTGCCGGGGAGCGGCCGGGGGCCGACAGCGCCTGGGTTTCGACGAAGGCACGCTCGAGGCGTTCCCGGTAGTCCCGCAGGGCGCCTTCCACCTGCCGTTCGCTGATGTCTCCCCGGCGGATCAGCGCCTCGGCGTACAGCTTGCGCACCGAAGGCCTGGCGACGATGCGGTCATACATCGCCGGCTGCGTGATGGACGGATCATCGACCTCGCTGTGGCCGTGGCGCCGGTAGCAGATCAGATCGATGACCACGTCCTTGTGGAACGCCTGGCGGTAGTCGAAGGCCAGCCGTGCGATACGGACGACGGCCTCGGGGTCGTCTCCGTTGACGTGGAAGATCGGGGCTTCGATGGTCCGTGCCGCATCGGTGGCGTAGCCGCTCGTACGGCCGTAGGTGGGTGAGGTCGTGAAGCCGAGTTGGTTGTTGATGACGATGTGCACCGTCCCCCCGGTGCGGTAGCCGGGCAGCTGCGACATGTTCAGCGTCTCGCCGACCACACCCTGACCGGCGAACGCGGCATCCCCGTGCACGACGATCGGCAGGACGGGGAAGGTACCGGCACCGTCCGCGGCCATCTCCTGCTTGGCGCGGACCACTCCCTGGGCCACCGGCCCCACGATCTCCAGATGCGAGGGGTTCGCCACGACGGAGACGGCGATGGTGCCGCCGTTCAGGGCGCGATAGGTCCCCTCCGCACCGAGGTGGTACTTCACATCCCCGGATCCCTGGACCGACCGGATGTCCACCGCGTCCTCGAACTCGTGGAACATCTCCGCGTAGGACTTGCCGACGATGTTGGCCAGCACGTTGAGCCGGCCGCGGTGGGCCATACCGATGACGGCTTCCCTCACCCCGGTCTTGATGGAGCGGTGCAGCAGGGCGTCCAGCAGCACGATCGCGGACTCGCCGCCTTCGAGCGAATACCGCTTCTGGCCCACGTATTTGGTGTGCAGAAACGTCTCCAGGGCCTCCGCCGCGCCCAGCCGGTAGAGGATCTGCAATTGTTCGGCGCGGTCCGCCCCGGGGCGCGGCGATTCGATCCGCCGCTGGACCCAGCGACGTTCTTCGGCGCTCTGGATATGCATGTACTGAGTGCCGACGGTCCCGCAGTAGGACTCCCGCAGGACCCGCAGAACGTCGCGAAGGGACATGGCGACCTGCCCGGCGAAGCCGTCGACCACGAACGTCCGCTCCAGATCCTCGTCGCCGAGTCCGAACGCCATGATGTCGAGCTCCGGATGCGAGCCGCTGCGCTCCGCTGTGAGCGGATCGGTGTCGGCCATCAGATGTCCGCGCACGCGATACGCGTGGATGAGCGCCGCGACGCGGACCGCCTTCACCGCATGGTCACTCACCGTGCCGGAGTCATGACGCTCTCGCTCCGTCACGGGGGCGGAGGAGGTGAAGAGGTCCCGCCACGCCTGGTCGACCGAGCCCGGGTCATGCAGAAACCGCTCGTGCTGCTCCTCGACAAGCCATTCGTTGAGGCCGAATTCCAACTCGTACGACTGTGTCATGCCATCCACGCTAAAACAGCCGGAAAGATAATAAAGACAGGTGAATATGCCATAGAGGCAGCACATCAGGACATGTTGCCCGCCGGGTCGGGCAGGAGGTGCCGGGCGGCATGGCGCAGGGAGTGGCCGGTCACCACCACCCAGGCGATGACGAGCAGCCCATAGAACGCCACGGCGAGCCAGTCGAACATCTCCGAACCGGTCCGTGCCGCGAGAGCGCTGGTGGCCGTCACACAGGCGCCGACCGGGAAGATGAAGGCCCACCACGTGGGCGCGAACGGCAGCCCGGCCCGGGTCGTCCGTACGGTCAGTCCCGTGGCCAGCGCCGCCCACAGCATGGTGAAGCCCCACACCACGACCCCGCCCAGCAGCGCGAACACCTCGGTGCCGCGCGCGTAGGGCGCGGGCAGCGCGCTCGGTGCCACGGCGGCCAGCGCGCCGAGGGCCGTCACCGACTGGCCCAACGCCCCCACCCCGATCCACACCGTGGGCACCACCGCTCCGGTGGGGGCCTCATGGTGCACCAGACGGCCGTAAATCATGGCCAGCACCAGCAGCGCCGCGACCATGCCGAGTCCGAGCATCGCGTAGCAGCCCAGCAGCAGGGCGAGCCGCGACTGCCCCGCCGGGGCGTGCGGGACGAGCAGCGCGCCCGTCGCGGCCGAGACCATCGGCGGCACCACCGGCATCAGCCAGCCCCCGAACGCCGCGTCCGGTGTGAAGCGGTGCCGGGTGACCATCAGATAGGGCACCGTGCAGGCCGTGACAAGACCGAGCGCGGTGCCGAGCGACCACAGCACCCAGGCCACGCCCAGCGCCGTCTCCGTCCCGATCAGCGGGCGGCCGAGCAGCAGCGCCCCGGAACCCACCGTGAGCAGCGCCATCGGCGGCGCTCCGAAGAACTGGGCCGTCACCGGATCACCGGCGTGCGACCGCAGCGTCCGCTGCCGTAGGTAGCCGACGGCCAGCAGGACCAGCAGGAGCGCGGCGCCCAGCCAGACCACCGTGGCGGCGGTCCGCAGCAGGCGCGAGCTCCGCGGCAGGGTGACCACCGCATTGGCGACGATGCCGGTGCCCATCACGGCCGCGAACCAACTGGGGCCGAGGAGCGGACGCCTCTTGCTGTGTGCCGTAGGCGCCAAAGGGCCCGCGCACGGGGAACAATTCATTCCGCAAACCTAGGCGTGGATCAAGGCGGCACTGTCGAGCATGTCCTGATGTAAGCGCCCCATGGCAGACATCGAGCGACCGCCGTAGCGGCCGGCGGCTCCGCCGCGGGCGGCCGCGATCCGTCGCCCGCTAGTACTCGCTGAGCCAGCGGTACAGCAGCTCGGGGCGG contains:
- a CDS encoding ABC transporter substrate-binding protein, whose amino-acid sequence is MRPTAPLILAATLAATAGLTSCGGGSGSDPDTVKVVYNRSTDNKIRFKDNHLAEVKKQFEKANPGKKVKLVPIQAQDNDYATKVQQMMRSPKTAPDLVYEDTFRINSDIKAGYLRPLDDYLAKWKTWDQFVDTAKAAAKAEDGKTYGVPDGTDTRGLWFNKKIFAKAGLPADWSPKNWDDILKAARTIKQKVPGVTPLNTYTGKAPGETSVMQSFEMLLYGTGEAGGNPLYDPGAKKWVTGGKGFQDALSFLRTVYSEKLGPDISDALDPNVGTTVFSEWLPEGKLAIALDGSWLGQNWLKTGGKPWPEWSKTLGQAPMPTQNGQAPGKVSMSGGWTWAITAKSKNPDLAWKFIQQLQTKDNAVTWDIVDAQIAVRKDVAQDPKYTSSMPGITFFTGLVKYTHYRPTTPVYPQVSTAIGEAMEAATTGDASPEKAAKSYDDQLTSIADGATVAASGQG
- a CDS encoding GlxA family transcriptional regulator; this translates as MNHKRPATGPLTVTVFVFPGVRLLDVTGPIEVFASANGFGGRYRVRTASEDGAEVTTSAGTRLGADLRVDDVREPCDVLVIPGGPEWETLIKDDALLDVVRRLHEKARCTASVCTGAFLLAAAGLLDGRRAATHWRHSRQLAARFPSVWVKPDAIFVRDGRMMTSAGVSAGIDLSLALVEDHYGAEVARAVAKDMVVFMQRPGSQSQFSVRSQVPHSRRETLRRVLDEVAENPGANHTLSAMARKAGVSVRHMTRLFDEEVGTTPARYVEQVRLEAAQVLLETGDDAMAVVARRTGFGSPESMRRAFVRHLGVTPGAYRTSFRTTGVGAEHPAPEAVSP
- a CDS encoding carbohydrate ABC transporter permease, with the translated sequence MATVTKVAAAPTETPARPGPRRGRPLRWLPLAPATVMLLLFLGGPIAYCVYIAFTNMQLTGASSTDFVGLDNFQRAFGDDDFRNAVVLTLVFTLLSSLVGQNTLGLALAALMQRASRPVRTLTGAIVIAAWVVPEIVAGFLLYAFFRREGTLNALLDWLGLPSQNWLYTLPILAVSFANVWRGTAFSMLVYSAALSEIPKEITEAAEVDGAGGLSRFWHITLPMIRRSIGTNLMLNTLQTLSVFGLIWAMTRGGPGNRSQTLPVFMYDQAFNKSLIGYGTAVALLLLLVGALFSVVYLRLMREEV
- a CDS encoding MerR family transcriptional regulator, which produces MLSISEFSEMCHLSPQTLRFYHSEGLLVPADVNEQTGYRSYTFEQVEQAMLVMVLRGTGMSVKLVRRALDEPDAAPALLRQHSGEVQRQRQAQDEAVSDAHEFFTSWPEARLRRVPEMTVVSKLVPGPSAGGDQYDWDEADAAVTATVQNVVKTVELCGAVVSGTPWRAWAGETPEQKRQGITAEGPHWLVKIPVTADKKAVAALPGDVEVQLFEARDELSIFIPGKSSMAKYGTALSRLLMHPLDAAYIDISRMRHLLHDDGVETTAAICKLDETDMVG
- a CDS encoding chitinase yields the protein MPLSKPTYRRLALAAAIGLLGAGAATAATAQAAPQHTAAAPSGLNGPYLYLGWGSPPKATDVMSATGTTQFTMAFMLSDGGCNPKWDGSRALTGGNDQSTINSIRSAGGDVTVSFGGWSGNKLGEKCSSASALAGAYQKVIDAYQLKSIDIDIEASEFENATVRQRVVDALKTVKQKNSGIKVYVTFGTTTTGPDANGKDLVKRGASAGLDVDGWAVMPFDFGQGSIDMAGATKSAVDGLKNTVASAYGLSSDAAYRKVGFSSMNGKTDVAGETISLNNFKDMVSYAKSHHLARVSFWSLNRDRKCGSGTDGDACSGIDQGTYDFTKVLAGYNG
- a CDS encoding multifunctional oxoglutarate decarboxylase/oxoglutarate dehydrogenase thiamine pyrophosphate-binding subunit/dihydrolipoyllysine-residue succinyltransferase subunit; the protein is MCCLYGIFTCLYYLSGCFSVDGMTQSYELEFGLNEWLVEEQHERFLHDPGSVDQAWRDLFTSSAPVTERERHDSGTVSDHAVKAVRVAALIHAYRVRGHLMADTDPLTAERSGSHPELDIMAFGLGDEDLERTFVVDGFAGQVAMSLRDVLRVLRESYCGTVGTQYMHIQSAEERRWVQRRIESPRPGADRAEQLQILYRLGAAEALETFLHTKYVGQKRYSLEGGESAIVLLDALLHRSIKTGVREAVIGMAHRGRLNVLANIVGKSYAEMFHEFEDAVDIRSVQGSGDVKYHLGAEGTYRALNGGTIAVSVVANPSHLEIVGPVAQGVVRAKQEMAADGAGTFPVLPIVVHGDAAFAGQGVVGETLNMSQLPGYRTGGTVHIVINNQLGFTTSPTYGRTSGYATDAARTIEAPIFHVNGDDPEAVVRIARLAFDYRQAFHKDVVIDLICYRRHGHSEVDDPSITQPAMYDRIVARPSVRKLYAEALIRRGDISERQVEGALRDYRERLERAFVETQALSAPGRSPARVAPGDAEDTAVAPGDAEDTAVAPGDVEDTAPPQAPTAITEATARQVIAAQTTPPQDFTVHPRVLPQLRRRAATLDAGTIDWATAETLAIGSLLLDGVPVRLSGQDSRRGTFGQRHVVLTDRHTGVEYTPLNSLGAPAADFAPYDSMLSELAALAFEYGYSLTRPDALVLWEAQFGDFANGAQTVVDEYIASSEQKWGQRSGVTLLLPHGLEGQGPDHSSGRIERFLQLCAQGNMSVAMPSLPGNYFHLLRQQALGARERRRPLVVFTPKSMLRLKAATSTLTELTTGGFRAVLPDETADAARTRRVLVCSGKVFYDLDAHRRNSNLPDTAIVRVERLYPFPERELGAELARFPADAEVRWVQEEPENQGAWSFVGPRVRRSANRPIGCVSRPPAPAPAVGSARRHAAEQKDLVASAFR
- a CDS encoding DUF4352 domain-containing protein; its protein translation is MRRSIAAAAAVVTLTATLVACGGSDGGSDKAGPTGPTKGAGSSSTARPTGEQSPGATAGSTQALVGKLGDTLKLVGMEGSLNGTGRIEADFTLEKFENHAKSAIGVLEPAAGNRLVAAKFTIVETGTGTYQDSGYAEANVFDANGQGYQGKPGTPTVGDSLGPNMIIKPGERVTGWIVFEVPKDAKITSVTYLMEKVGPDPERTGKWTLD
- a CDS encoding TDT family transporter → MGTGIVANAVVTLPRSSRLLRTAATVVWLGAALLLVLLAVGYLRQRTLRSHAGDPVTAQFFGAPPMALLTVGSGALLLGRPLIGTETALGVAWVLWSLGTALGLVTACTVPYLMVTRHRFTPDAAFGGWLMPVVPPMVSAATGALLVPHAPAGQSRLALLLGCYAMLGLGMVAALLVLAMIYGRLVHHEAPTGAVVPTVWIGVGALGQSVTALGALAAVAPSALPAPYARGTEVFALLGGVVVWGFTMLWAALATGLTVRTTRAGLPFAPTWWAFIFPVGACVTATSALAARTGSEMFDWLAVAFYGLLVIAWVVVTGHSLRHAARHLLPDPAGNMS